From a region of the Candidatus Limnocylindrales bacterium genome:
- a CDS encoding amidohydrolase family protein, producing MRIVDAWAQHPTSLFLAQPFLDSLRRWTGQTLHEDIPLEMTVELMRSAGIDKALLSAWHGPGGALIRNEDVLDAVTRHPDLFAGIASVDLRTPVESTRVLREYVTRHGFKALRIVQWLWELPCTQALYYPLLAACVELDVPVCLQVGLTGPLRSSETGRPLTIERIALDFPELKIVCGHIGYPWHIEMIAIATKFPNVYIDTSAYKPKRYPSELVAYMKAHGRSKVMFGTNYPMITPAACLAEIDGLGLDADTREAFLGRNAERLFRL from the coding sequence ATGAGAATCGTCGACGCATGGGCGCAGCATCCGACTTCGCTTTTCCTCGCGCAGCCGTTCCTGGATTCGCTTCGCCGCTGGACAGGCCAGACGCTCCACGAAGACATTCCGCTCGAGATGACCGTCGAGCTCATGCGGTCGGCAGGCATCGACAAGGCGCTGCTGTCGGCATGGCACGGACCCGGCGGCGCGCTCATCCGCAACGAAGACGTGCTCGATGCGGTCACCAGGCATCCCGATCTGTTCGCCGGCATCGCGTCGGTCGATCTTCGCACTCCGGTCGAAAGCACCAGAGTGCTGCGCGAGTACGTCACGCGCCATGGCTTCAAGGCGCTCCGCATCGTGCAGTGGCTGTGGGAGCTGCCGTGCACGCAGGCGCTCTACTACCCGCTTCTTGCGGCGTGCGTCGAGCTCGACGTTCCGGTGTGCCTGCAGGTGGGTCTCACCGGTCCGCTTCGAAGCTCGGAGACCGGACGTCCGCTTACGATCGAACGGATTGCGCTCGACTTTCCGGAGCTCAAGATCGTCTGCGGCCACATCGGATATCCGTGGCACATCGAGATGATCGCGATCGCGACCAAATTTCCGAACGTCTACATCGACACGTCGGCGTACAAGCCGAAGCGGTATCCGTCCGAGCTCGTCGCGTACATGAAGGCGCACGGCCGCAGCAAAGTGATGTTCGGGACCAACTATCCGATGATCACTCCCGCGGCGTGCCTCGCCGAGATCGACGGCCTCGGCCTCGACGCCGACACCCGCGAGGCGTTCCTCGGGAGAAATGCCGAACGACTTTTCCGTCTTTGA